In one Saccharibacillus brassicae genomic region, the following are encoded:
- a CDS encoding Z1 domain-containing protein has protein sequence MNYLESYLQTIISRGHLQLADSIKKTVEDVAPTYLEKFSFVDHEVGLLFGNVQSGKTGQMFGIISAASDLGFPVFIILTTDNVLLQQQTIDRVRADLNGYCVCDEYDSEVFVKNSLMEPVIIVLKKNVNTLKQWSNLLASTGFMKGNPLFIIDDEADAASLNTFVNKNKKSSINRYLEEIKTKSASSIYLQVTGTPQAILLQAKTSGWRPYFAYYFRPGNGYLGGDFFFPKTGFSQSVVVNELSENPLKATVVSHLVASAQILIAGGKVCNCLIHPSVRQAVHTQFYNDVKKELQFCIENINNLNFISELKKEFDQACPKKHERKTFEEVYEKIKNTLIKDEIKVLIMNGSSKVISDQYENGSNIIIGGNTLGRGVTFPGLQTIFYTRIAKKPQADTMWQHSRMFGYDRDAGLMKVFIDKKLYKLFSDINATNNSIISQVERGLKEIKIYYPQDILPTRKNVIYSKKIDIISGGTNYYPFSPKNNTIEDLNKLFQRFDETENYYQVSLRLIIEIFDHITSEADFRIKSFVNIIKSMLADFPVAQGILIVRRNRNVARGTGALLSPNDWQLGTTFQDKVVLTVYQVTGDKGWEGEKMWVPNIKLPNDVIYYSVNDDDAEELDDL, from the coding sequence ATGAATTATTTGGAATCCTATCTTCAAACTATTATAAGTAGAGGGCACCTTCAACTGGCAGACTCTATAAAAAAAACCGTCGAAGACGTTGCTCCCACGTATCTAGAGAAATTTTCGTTTGTTGATCATGAGGTAGGACTACTTTTTGGAAATGTGCAGTCTGGAAAAACCGGACAAATGTTTGGTATTATTTCTGCAGCTTCAGACTTAGGATTTCCCGTGTTTATAATTTTAACAACTGACAATGTTCTTCTCCAACAACAAACTATCGATAGAGTTAGAGCTGATTTAAATGGTTATTGTGTTTGTGATGAATACGATTCAGAGGTATTTGTAAAGAATTCTCTTATGGAACCTGTGATTATTGTTTTAAAGAAAAATGTTAATACGCTTAAGCAATGGAGCAACCTGTTAGCTTCAACAGGTTTTATGAAAGGGAATCCATTATTTATTATTGATGACGAAGCTGATGCTGCTTCGTTAAATACTTTTGTTAATAAAAACAAAAAGTCCTCAATTAATAGATATTTAGAGGAAATAAAAACAAAGTCGGCGAGCAGTATTTATCTTCAAGTCACTGGAACACCGCAAGCTATATTGTTACAAGCGAAAACGTCAGGTTGGCGTCCTTATTTCGCGTACTATTTTAGACCAGGCAACGGTTACTTAGGAGGCGATTTCTTCTTTCCTAAAACTGGATTTTCTCAGTCTGTTGTAGTTAATGAGCTAAGCGAAAACCCACTAAAAGCAACTGTTGTTTCTCATCTGGTAGCTTCTGCTCAAATATTAATAGCCGGTGGTAAGGTTTGTAACTGTTTGATTCATCCTAGTGTTCGTCAAGCAGTTCACACTCAATTTTATAACGATGTAAAAAAAGAGCTTCAATTCTGTATTGAGAATATTAACAATCTTAATTTCATATCAGAATTGAAAAAAGAATTTGATCAGGCCTGTCCCAAAAAACACGAGCGCAAGACTTTTGAAGAGGTATACGAGAAAATCAAAAACACTTTGATTAAAGACGAAATTAAAGTACTAATTATGAATGGCTCTTCCAAAGTTATTAGCGATCAGTACGAGAATGGCTCTAATATTATAATAGGTGGAAATACACTAGGAAGAGGAGTCACCTTCCCGGGCCTTCAAACAATCTTCTATACCCGCATTGCTAAAAAACCTCAGGCGGATACAATGTGGCAACATAGTCGAATGTTTGGTTATGATCGAGATGCTGGTTTAATGAAAGTCTTTATAGATAAAAAGCTGTATAAATTATTTTCAGATATTAATGCTACGAATAATTCTATTATCTCTCAAGTTGAACGCGGCTTAAAAGAAATTAAAATTTATTATCCGCAAGATATCTTACCTACTAGAAAAAATGTAATATATAGTAAAAAAATAGATATTATTTCTGGTGGAACTAATTATTATCCTTTCTCTCCAAAAAACAATACCATAGAAGATCTCAACAAACTTTTTCAAAGGTTCGATGAAACAGAAAATTATTATCAGGTTAGTTTACGGCTTATAATAGAAATTTTTGATCATATTACTTCAGAAGCGGATTTTCGGATTAAATCTTTTGTGAATATTATAAAGTCAATGCTAGCTGACTTTCCTGTCGCACAAGGGATACTTATTGTCCGAAGAAATAGAAATGTTGCTAGAGGTACAGGAGCACTGTTATCACCAAATGATTGGCAACTAGGTACAACTTTTCAGGACAAGGTAGTATTGACTGTTTATCAAGTAACAGGTGACAAAGGTTGGGAAGGAGAAAAAATGTGGGTTCCTAATATAAAATTACCGAATGATGTTATCTATTATAGTGTGAATGATGATGATGCAGAAGAGTTAGATGATCTTTGA